The genomic DNA ACAGTTTCCGAACGGATGCGACTGACCACTTCGGTCACGCTCATCTGCGTCACGATCAATACAAGCACCAAGATGCCGACGACATTGGTCATCGTATCGAGCAGCGAATCCAAGCCGCCGTCATCATCATCTTCAGCGGGGCGTCTCATCTAACGGGTTCCGAACGGATTTGAAAAGAGTGCAAACGACATTCAAATATTGTAACCAGGACTGCCGGCTTTGCAGAGTTTTTATCGGCGAGCGGCAGGGCTATGCAATCGGCAACGCCGCGGGTTTGCGGCTGCGAAGCGATTCGTATTCGTGCCCGTACATGGCGTCCATGTAATCCTGGACCTGTTCGGGAGTTTCAAAGTACTGGTCGTAGACCCAAGTATCTTCGTATTCACATTCCGCAGTCGTGTAGTCGCGGCAGATCTGCGGCCTGGTTTCGTAGATTCCGCAGCGATGGTCTTCTTGCAAATGTTTGCAGGTCGTGTGGACCAACAGATACCACGTATCCCCTTCGACAAACATGCTCGCTCGGTCGTGCAACAGATACCAGCGGATGAAATCGAGGTCCTGACGATTCTCGGGAGTGTCGATCGGCAGTGCGAAATAGCGGCAGCACTTGGCGCTGCAATAATCGCACAGGCTTTCCCCTTTGGGAACAAGTTCACGCGGGATGCGTTTAGGTCTCGGTGCGGTCATGGCGTGGCGACGTTTTCGTTGCAGGCGGTTCGGCTTCGATGGAAGTTCCTGGATGTTGTTGTCGGCCATTATAAGGTGGCTGATCGAAACCGGCTACAGTCGATATACTTGGCAACTGTCCCGATATGACCTCCCGGCTGGCAAACAAGTAGAACCAAAATCATGGACGTTGTTATCACCGCCCTTGGCCCCGACAATGTTGGGCTCGCCGACCCGATCATTCACTACGTGACCGGCCAAGGCGCATCGCTTTCCGAAATCCAGATGTACGACCACGACGAGGCGCAGTTGTTTGCGATGCTCTGCCGGCTGCACCTGCCCGACGGCCGGCTGGATCTGCTGGAACAAGCGATGCAGAAGATCGCTGAGAAGACGGGGCTGGCGATTCGAGTTTGGAGTCCCGACAAACGAGCCGATCGGCCGCGGATCGCGCTCTGCACCACCTACCGCACCGAAACGCCGAGGGCTGTTTTGCAGGCGGTTCGCGATGGCCGGATCCGCGCCGAAGTGGCCGTTGTGATCGGCAATCGCAAGAAGTGCCAACCGTTGGCCGAGGAGTTTGGCGTTCCGTTCGAACTGATCGGCGAGGCGGACGGCAGCGCCAACGAAGACGCCATGGTTCAGATGTTCGATCGCTACGAGATCGACTACGTTGTCTTAGCACGCTACATGCGGATCCTGCCGCCGGAGACGTGCTGGCAGTTCGCGGGGGGGCGAATCATCAACCTGCACCATGGATTGCTGCCCGGTTTTCCCGGCTTCCGCCCCTACCACGACGCCTATGCCGCGCGGATGTTGACCTTTGGTGCGACGTGTCACTTCATCATCCCCGAACTGGATGCCGGGAATCAAACGATCAACCAAGAGACCTTTGCGGTCCGGCCGGGGACGCCGTTGGAAGAGGTGATCCGGCGAGGCGAACAGGTCAACGAGCCCTCTTGCCTGGTCGAAGGAGTTCGTCGCGTGATCGATCGAGAAGTCAAACTGCACTTTCACCGCGTTGTCGTCAGCTGATCGCTGTAGGGTTACATCCGGTCTTCCCACCGGAGGTATCAGCCGCCACAAAAACTTATTTGCTCTGCCTGATCACCGGTACCTAAGCTTCCGCCGGTAGCCGTTGGACTATACTGGGGCGTTCCCAAATCGCTGCACGTCGCAGCTGCGTTGTCCGCCGCCGCTTGCTGGAGAGTCATCGATGCACCGTTTGATCTGCGTCCTGTTGTGCTTCCAAGCTGTCGCCGCCTACGCCGACGAATCGGCGGACGATTTCGTCGTCATGTCGTGGAATCTCGAATGGTTCTTCGACAGCCAGCCGCGGGACAACCGCAGCGATCTGGCCCGCGAGATGTCGGCGCCCGATCGCCCTAACTGGGACTGGCGTCGCGATGCCGTCGCCGCATCGATCGCGTCGGTCCGCCCCGACGTTGTCGCGCTGCAGGAAGTTGAAAGCAGCAAAGTCATGGGCTACCTGACGACAACTTTGGAAGACGACCACGACCAGAAGTTTCGCTTCGTCTGTTTTGATGGAGCCGAACCGTTCACCGAACAGGACGTCGCGCTTCTGTATGCCGACAACGTTTGGCTGCGCCGGTCGGGACTCAACGGCCAATCGCGGAAGATGCACGCCAGCGGCGACTACTACAACGTCTTCAAACATCTAGAAGCCGAACTGGAAATCGGTCGGCCGAGTGATCCCGAAGTCGTGACGGTGATCAATCTGCATCTGCGAGCTCGCGCCGAACGAGCGGACATCCGGATTCGCCAAGCGCGACTCGTCCACACTTGGATCGCCGATCGAGTCGCTGCCGGAGAGAACGTGATCGTGCTGGGCGATCTGAATACCGAAGAACCTGCCGAGGGCGTCCGCGATGACAGCGACCTCGCGATCCTGTGCGGGAAACATACTCCACGAACCGACGACGACCTGATCGATCTGCACCCGCGGTTGTCCGTCGACCAACGGCAAACGCACCTGTTGGCCGGCAAAGCGTTCGACCGGATCCTGGTCAGCCCCGCCATGATCGAAGACGATCCCGACCGCGTCGACCTGGTCCTGCGATCGGTGCAGCGACCTCGAGAACTATCGGTCAAAGGAGATGGGCCCGATGAACAGGATGCCCACTGGAACGCCTACTGGCAAATCGATTCAAATCAACGCGATCTCAGCGACCACTGGCCTGTGGTCGCCCGCTTTCAACTCAAGTGAACCACCCCATGAACCAAGATGTTTCCAACGACCCCAGCACGGACGATGAAGATTCGATTCGGTTGGACAACTTTATCAAATTGACAGGCGTCGTCGGGACCGGCGGCCAAGCCAAGATGTTGATTCAAAATGGCGAGGTCACGGTCAATGGCGAAGTCGAAACGCGGCGTCGCAAAAAGTTGACGATTGGCGACGAGATCGAAGTCTTCGGAGAAGTCTTCCGCGTCGAACAGGATTAGCTAGAATCAGCAGCTTGTCGCAGCAAGCGGTCCCGTCGTCGTGGCCGCTTGCACAGCGATTCCCTCAGCCGCCCACCCCGCCCTTTCCGCTCTGGAACGTAACCACTCAAAGGATCCGTCCGTGACCCAAGAAGCGAATCTATTGGATCGCACTCGACGCTTTGCCATTACCGCGTTGGGCGTGTTTTTGTGTTTGTTCACGCTGTTCGAAGTCAATTACAACTTGATGCAACCGCAGTCGTCGCTGGCTGTGTTTGTCGGCGTTGGGCTTGCGCTCTGCTATTTGACCTTTCCGCTGCACAAGCGGTTTGCCAACGTTCAATCGATGCGTCTGATCGACGTGGTGTTAGCGATCGCAGCGGCCGGATGTTGCGGATACGTCGTCGTGCAAACCGAACCGCTCTTTGAGAGCCTGTGGTCCGACGGGATCTCGCTGGGCAACCGGGCTGGTGCCGAAACGACCGCCGACTTTGTTGTCGGGCTGATCGGATTGGCGCTGGTTCTCGAAGCGACTCGCCGCAGCATCGGACTGATCGTTCCGCTGCTGGCGCTGTTTTTTGTCGCCCACTCTTATTACTGCTACGGCAGCCTGCGGTACGACTGGGTCGCGATGCCCGATTGGATGCTGCCACACGCCGGGCAAAACGTCAAAGATATCGTCAGCACGACGTTCCTGCAGTCGTTGGGCGTGTTTGGCCCCGCGGCGAGCGTGATGTTTAAATATGTCTTCCTGTTTGTCGTCTTTGGCGCCTTCCTGGAGATGTCGGGAGCGACGCAGTTCATCATCGATTTTGCGACCAAAGTGTTCGGCAAAATCCGTGGCGGACCAGCGATGGTTTCGGTTGTCGCCAGCGGCTTGATGGGCTCGCTGTCGGGCAGTGCGGTCGCTAACGCGGTGACCACCGGAACGTTTACGATTCCGATGATGCGAAGCGCTCGGTTCCCGAACTACATCGCCGGCGGCATCACCGCCGCGGCAGCTTCCGGCGGCGCATTGGTTCCGCCGGTAATGGGTGCCGGTGCGTACATGATGCTGGAATTGGTGCAGCCGCAGGTCACATTCCTGACGATCATGAAAGCCGCTCTGCTGCCGGCGATTCTGTATTACGTGTCGATCCTGGCTGTTGTGTTCCTGTACTCGCGGCGTCTGGGAGCCGAGGGGCTCGACACGCAAGAGGTCAGCAAAAAGAAGCTGTCCGGTTTCGAAGCGATGGTCTTTTTCGGAGCCCTCGGAACTTTGATCGGCCTGCTGATCGCTGGCTTCTCGCCGTTCCGCAGCGTGACAGGAGCGCTAGCGGTGATCTTGGTCTTCGCCACGCTTCGCAAAGAACTTGCGATCAGCGCGTCGGCTCGCTGGATGGCGTTTTTCAGTTTCTTCGCCGTGCTGTTGCTGCATCAAGCGACGATCTTTGTCCACGATTCGGTCCCCTCGGGACTGCAGACGTTTATGGCCAGTTCATGGATCCATCCGACCAGCGGTGAATTTAGCCCGCTGTTGATGG from Rosistilla oblonga includes the following:
- a CDS encoding endonuclease/exonuclease/phosphatase family protein, whose product is MHRLICVLLCFQAVAAYADESADDFVVMSWNLEWFFDSQPRDNRSDLAREMSAPDRPNWDWRRDAVAASIASVRPDVVALQEVESSKVMGYLTTTLEDDHDQKFRFVCFDGAEPFTEQDVALLYADNVWLRRSGLNGQSRKMHASGDYYNVFKHLEAELEIGRPSDPEVVTVINLHLRARAERADIRIRQARLVHTWIADRVAAGENVIVLGDLNTEEPAEGVRDDSDLAILCGKHTPRTDDDLIDLHPRLSVDQRQTHLLAGKAFDRILVSPAMIEDDPDRVDLVLRSVQRPRELSVKGDGPDEQDAHWNAYWQIDSNQRDLSDHWPVVARFQLK
- a CDS encoding TRAP transporter permease — encoded protein: MTQEANLLDRTRRFAITALGVFLCLFTLFEVNYNLMQPQSSLAVFVGVGLALCYLTFPLHKRFANVQSMRLIDVVLAIAAAGCCGYVVVQTEPLFESLWSDGISLGNRAGAETTADFVVGLIGLALVLEATRRSIGLIVPLLALFFVAHSYYCYGSLRYDWVAMPDWMLPHAGQNVKDIVSTTFLQSLGVFGPAASVMFKYVFLFVVFGAFLEMSGATQFIIDFATKVFGKIRGGPAMVSVVASGLMGSLSGSAVANAVTTGTFTIPMMRSARFPNYIAGGITAAAASGGALVPPVMGAGAYMMLELVQPQVTFLTIMKAALLPAILYYVSILAVVFLYSRRLGAEGLDTQEVSKKKLSGFEAMVFFGALGTLIGLLIAGFSPFRSVTGALAVILVFATLRKELAISASARWMAFFSFFAVLLLHQATIFVHDSVPSGLQTFMASSWIHPTSGEFSPLLMVGSLLESAIVGMFGLLIFGLIHPAWRPEMTSAMTKSAKNGISLVAASACVGIIIGIVQQTGIATDFSSVIKGVVETNLFLALLGIMVCSLILGMGVPSVVCYLLMATLMGSLLGELGVIPLVAHLFIFYFGMMSMVTPPVALAGYASASIAEAPIMKTSFAAFRFSLVGFTLPFMFVYRPALCLLAPDGQSPTAFAIAHALTAATIGILALAGCIAGYFRNSLSVFERVLMFISAALLLAPITKIGEVRVGLTIDIVGAILFFAVVTINALRRPTTTNGPQEIASE
- a CDS encoding RNA-binding S4 domain-containing protein; protein product: MNQDVSNDPSTDDEDSIRLDNFIKLTGVVGTGGQAKMLIQNGEVTVNGEVETRRRKKLTIGDEIEVFGEVFRVEQD
- a CDS encoding YkgJ family cysteine cluster protein, whose product is MTAPRPKRIPRELVPKGESLCDYCSAKCCRYFALPIDTPENRQDLDFIRWYLLHDRASMFVEGDTWYLLVHTTCKHLQEDHRCGIYETRPQICRDYTTAECEYEDTWVYDQYFETPEQVQDYMDAMYGHEYESLRSRKPAALPIA
- a CDS encoding formyltetrahydrofolate deformylase, giving the protein MDVVITALGPDNVGLADPIIHYVTGQGASLSEIQMYDHDEAQLFAMLCRLHLPDGRLDLLEQAMQKIAEKTGLAIRVWSPDKRADRPRIALCTTYRTETPRAVLQAVRDGRIRAEVAVVIGNRKKCQPLAEEFGVPFELIGEADGSANEDAMVQMFDRYEIDYVVLARYMRILPPETCWQFAGGRIINLHHGLLPGFPGFRPYHDAYAARMLTFGATCHFIIPELDAGNQTINQETFAVRPGTPLEEVIRRGEQVNEPSCLVEGVRRVIDREVKLHFHRVVVS